One Companilactobacillus heilongjiangensis genomic window, ATTGATCCAACGTCTGCATAGTAAACTCTCCCTTTGTAAGAATTCCCTTAACAACACATACTATAACCTCAGGAGATTATTAATAGCCACCGTATATTTGAATCTTAACTATTTATTTAACATTATCGTTTTCAATTCTTAATTGTAACTTAGAGTTTTCTTGTGAAACAGCTGTGTAATAAGCAATATTTTTATATTTCTCAAACTCTTTATCTGTACCATTTGATTCTTTTATAGCTAAAGCAATATTATAGTTCAGATCATCAATGAAATATGATAAATGCTTAGAATTAGCATACTCGACTCCCCGCTTAGAAGTTTCAATTGCTAAATCATTCTCATTTAAATTAATATAAATTGCACCTAATGTTTTACATAAAAATAAAATTTCTATTCCCCGAGAGTTTTCCACATTCAAATTTTCTGAAAGCTCATCTGAAATTGTTTTAGCATAATATGCTGCCATATCACCATGTTTCTGCTCCAAGTAAATCATAGCTTTAACCAAGTAAGATAATAATGTATAAATATTGTAATTATCCAATTTAGTTTTCTGCAAAACTTTGTCCAAGTTAAAAGAACTCCGCTCCAAGTTTCCTTGCCAAAAATTCAATAAACCCTCAATAAAATAAAACTGAGCCATATCTTTTGAATTAAGATTTGCCTCAACTAACGATAATTTTTCAGCTGTTTCAGAAATATTATTAAGCAAGACTTCTTCCTCAATGGCATCCAAAACAAAAGCCTTTTCTTTTTTCGTATCTCCAGAGAAATCGCTAAAAATATCATTTAAGGACAAGTCAAGTCTATTACAAATCTTAATAAGAACATCAATATGTGGAGTCATATCATGTTTTTCTATTTTACTGATAGTATTCTGATTACAAATATCATTAGCAAGCTCTCCTTGAGTTAAATTCAAGCTACGTCTTTTATCATAAATTACTGATCCTAAGAACATATTTCTACCTCCACAATAAAAATTCAAATTACGATTAATTATACCATTATAGGATACATTTTACCTTTCACAGATTAGTCATTTTATAAGGAACCTATTTATGTTAGTATTCTTGGTATTGTCTAAATAAATAGACTAATAAATGGAGGAATGGCAACTATGTTAAATATTTTTCAAGTACTATCAACTATCGGAAAAACGTGGGGACTCAGAGGACACTAATGTTAAATAATATTTACAATATTGCTTGGATTGTAAATGACTATCTAAATAATTTATTATTATTCATAACATTTATATGTATATTTCCAAAATCAAAGAACAAATCAAATTATTTTTTATCATTATTTATAAGCATTCTTTTTGTTTCATTAGATATTTTTAATTCTAACCATCAAGGCTTAAATTCCCTTATAATAATTATTACTTCTGCCATCTGTATTAAATTTGATTACACACTAGTAGGAAAGCTAATCGGATGGACCTTTTCATTCTTTTTAATCACGTTCACACAAGGATTAGCCAGTAATGCAATACTAACCGTCTTTCCTACCCTATCAGATCCTAAAACATCTATCCAATCAGTATGTCTTTTTACCATCCTCACAGTTTTAAACTATACATTTTCTTTCCTTATAGTCTTTTTACTAAAATACATAAATATAAAGTCTCATATATTTTCATTTCTGGAAGCTCCGTTAATTCAAAGAGCTATATTGTTATCAC contains:
- a CDS encoding helix-turn-helix domain-containing protein — its product is MFLGSVIYDKRRSLNLTQGELANDICNQNTISKIEKHDMTPHIDVLIKICNRLDLSLNDIFSDFSGDTKKEKAFVLDAIEEEVLLNNISETAEKLSLVEANLNSKDMAQFYFIEGLLNFWQGNLERSSFNLDKVLQKTKLDNYNIYTLLSYLVKAMIYLEQKHGDMAAYYAKTISDELSENLNVENSRGIEILFLCKTLGAIYINLNENDLAIETSKRGVEYANSKHLSYFIDDLNYNIALAIKESNGTDKEFEKYKNIAYYTAVSQENSKLQLRIENDNVK